From Leptospira venezuelensis, a single genomic window includes:
- a CDS encoding TIGR04282 family arsenosugar biosynthesis glycosyltransferase, with translation MKGPILNIFLKNPVPGKVKTRLAKDIGEEAALEVYQALVEKTRAVCKDLDIPKVLWFDSYLPNPSDLGSWGHSPLLIRKQEGKDLGEKMRNAFLYCFQNGSGPAILIGSDCPELDLLHLKEAFQIIDHKDVVLGPAKDGGYYLVGLKSDTPELFHGIEWSTETVFARSLEKLQWARKQVGLLPILSDLDDVQDLEYFESNGILDWRKNGS, from the coding sequence ATGAAAGGTCCCATCTTGAATATATTTCTGAAAAATCCTGTCCCGGGAAAAGTTAAGACACGTTTAGCAAAAGACATCGGAGAAGAAGCTGCACTGGAAGTCTATCAGGCCTTGGTTGAAAAAACCAGAGCTGTTTGCAAAGACTTAGATATTCCTAAGGTGTTATGGTTTGATTCTTATCTTCCGAATCCATCCGATCTGGGAAGTTGGGGACATTCTCCACTACTCATTCGCAAACAAGAAGGAAAAGATCTAGGAGAGAAGATGAGAAATGCTTTCTTGTATTGTTTTCAAAACGGTTCCGGTCCAGCGATACTCATAGGAAGTGATTGCCCTGAATTAGATCTATTACATCTAAAAGAAGCATTTCAAATTATAGATCATAAAGATGTAGTTTTAGGACCTGCGAAAGATGGAGGTTATTATCTGGTAGGACTCAAGTCGGATACTCCCGAACTTTTTCACGGCATAGAATGGAGCACTGAAACTGTTTTTGCCAGAAGTTTAGAAAAACTGCAGTGGGCCAGAAAACAAGTAGGACTTCTTCCTATATTATCTGACTTAGATGATGTCCAAGATTTGGAATATTTCGAATCCAATGGAATTTTGGACTGGAGAAAGAACGGCTCCTGA